A stretch of the Ananas comosus cultivar F153 linkage group 14, ASM154086v1, whole genome shotgun sequence genome encodes the following:
- the LOC109720293 gene encoding vacuolar protein sorting-associated protein 52 A isoform X1 translates to METNSTVEVHDNQKQGFDLGVFVGDLALDEDASSDDASLDGLEEELDECKDDDEVKNILAKGTKLREYTKGVENNVRKVELDSIQDYIRESENLVLLHDQIRDCDNILSQMETLLSGFQAEIGSISSEIKILQEKSMDMGLKLKNRKAAESKLSKFVEDIIVPPRMVDIIVDGEVNEEYMRTLEILSKKLKFVAVDSMVKSSQALKDVQPELERLRQKAVSKVFEFIIQKLYALRKPKTNIQILQQSVLLKYKYLILFLKEHSKEIYAEVRAAYIDTMNKVLSAHFRAYIQALEKLQLDIASATDLIGVETRSASLFSRGKETLKSRSSVFALGERINILKEIDQPALIPHIAEANSLKYPYEVLFRSLHKLLMDTATSEYLFCDDFFGEESIFHEIFTGPFQVIDDHFNTVLSNSYDAIGLMIMIRIIHQHQLIMFRRRVPCLDSYLDKVNMSLWPRFKMVFDLHLNSLRNANIKALWEDDVHPHYVMRRYAEFTASLVHLNVESGDGQVTQLDLNLERLRMAVEDLLVKLAKMFSKPKSQTVFLINNYDMTIAILKEAGTEGGKAQLHFEELLKSSIAIYVEELLLEHFSDLIKFVKTRASEETAATSAEKPTVSDAEPLVKDFASRWKAAIELMHKDVITSFSNFLCGMEILKAALTQLLLYYTRLSECVKRISGGSALNKDLVSISSILYEIKKYSRTF, encoded by the exons ATGGAGACTAACTCTACTGTTGAGGTGCACGATAATCAGAAGCAAGGGTTCGACTTGGGAGTATTTGTTGGGGATTTAGCTCTCGATGAAGATGCAAGCAG TGATGATGCATCATTGGATGGGCTAGAAGAGGAACTTGACGAATGTAAAGATGATGAT GAAGTCAAAAACATACTTGCTAAAGGCACAAAACTAAGGGAATACACGAAGGGTGTTGAAAACAATGTACGCAAAGTTGAATTGGACTCCATACAG GATTACATTAGAGAAAGTGAAAACTTGGTCTTATTGCATGATCAAATTCGTGATTGTGACAATATTTTGTCACAGATGGAAACTCTTCTCAGTGGGTTTCAG GCAGAGATTGGTTCGATCAGCTCCGAGATAAAAATTCTTCAGGAGAAGTCAATGGACATGGGTCTTAAGTTGAAAAATCGTAAG GCTGCAGAGTCTAAATTGTCAAAATTTGTAGAAGACATTATAGTGCCCCCACGGATGGTTGACATAATTGTTGATGGAGAG GTAAATGAAGAATATATGAGAACGCTTGAAATTCTAAGCAAAAAGCTGAAATTTGTCGCAGTCGATTCCATGGTAAAATCATCCCAGGCTCTAAAAGATGTTCAGCCTGAGCTCGAAAGACTCCGACAAAAAGCAGTCTCAAAG GTATTTGAGTTTATCATACAGAAGCTCTATGCCTTGAGAAAACCCAAAACAAATATTCAGATTCTTCAGCAAAGTGTTCTTCTGAAGTACAA GTACTTGATCCTTTTCCTGAAGGAACATAGTAAGGAGATCTATGCAGAGGTTCGTGCCGCATATATTGATACAATGAACAAG GTCTTAAGTGCACATTTTCGTGCATATATACAAGCATTGGAGAAATTGCAGCTGGATATAGCTTCAGCAACTGATCTAATTGGAGTTGAAACTAGGAGTGCCAGCCTTTTCTCGCGAGGAAAAGAAACTTTAAAGTCTCGTTCTTCAGTTTTTGCCTTAGGCGAGAGAATAAACATTTTAAAG GAAATTGATCAGCCTGCATTGATACCACATATAGCTGAAGCCAACTCTCTAAAATATCCATATGAAGTTCTCTTTAGAAGCTTGCACAAGCTTCTGATGGATACTGCTACTTCAGA GTATCTTTTCTGTGACGATTTCTTTGGAGAGGAATCCATTTTTCATGAGATATTTACAG GACCATTCCAGGTTATAGACGATCATTTCAATACAGTACTTTCAAATAGCTATGATGCGATTGGTTTGATGATTATGATCCGTATTATTCATCAACACCAG CTTATCATGTTTAGGCGGCGAGTTCCTTGCTTGGATTCATACTTAGACAAG GTCAATATGTCTCTCTGGCCTCGGTTCAAGATGGTATTTGATCTGCATCTTAATAGCTTGCGCAATGCCAACATTAAGGCACTGTGGGAGGATGACGTTCATCCGCATTATGTGATGAGACGGTATGCCGAATTCACAGCATCTCTTGTTCACCTTAATGTTGAATCTGGCGATGGTCAGGTGACTCAG CTTGATCTCAATCTTGAGAGACTGCGGATGGCTGTTGAAGACTTGCTTGTTAAGTTGGCTAAGATGTTCTCAAAACCCAAGTCGCAAACAGTTTTCCTCATAAACAATTATGATATGACAATTGCTATACTAAAG GAAGCTGGTACGGAAGGCGGAAAAGCACAATTGCACTTCGAGGAACTTCTAAAGAGCAGTATTGCTATTTACGTG GAAGAACTGCTTCTGGAGCATTTCAGCGATCTAATCAAATTCGTCAAGACACGAGCAT CCGAAGAGACGGCGGCCACAAGTGCAGAAAAACCAACTGTTAGCGATGCGGAGCCTCTAGTCAAGGATTTTGCGAGCAGGTGGAAGGCAGCTATCGAGCTGATGCACAAAGACGTGATTACTTCTTTCAGCAACTTTTTATGCGGGATGGAGATCCTCAAGGCCGCCCTTACGCAGCTGCTGCTCTACTACACGAGGCTCTCAGAGTGCGTGAAGAGAATCTCCGGTGGTTCCGCTCTTAACAAGGACTTGGTTTCCATATCCTCGATACTCTACGAGATCAAGAAGTACTCGAGGACATTTTAG
- the LOC109720802 gene encoding uncharacterized protein LOC109720802 isoform X1 — MLWPSLRAAAPPSPSPSPLLPLFLSPTLHSLPPLPSPILRLSPSLRLSRPSPLLAAPPRRRGRVDEEEEYDQSEDEGDDDDDDAEAAMPFAEMRRWLERKPPGFGEGRTYDTAVEDRLLEEMERSRAAQLANVSNLRSQPARGEKKQDDPPGKLDPIQSGICVRVSNLPRKKNIHRDLQSAFKGFPGLINISPAVIANKKTRDPICKGFAFLYFESEAAAERFVQMYSKKNVEFGKVEKQIFCNIINPRSSSNSSMQLADTRTNTSLKHTDTEKVSSRSNMDILTQDQDPLGGSSYDGSFGTEESPFLVEEDDPFSDLEAIESGIEHVDSPSLDSVQYVSETEVDVSDSNDSMPLSQKRKKQVASKKKNRSGKQKPVKNPKLGLPGSVSRLKIKERTILSGVLSKYGSKEVVVSSKEG, encoded by the exons ATGTTGTGGCCAAGTCTCAGAGCAGCAGCACCaccatctccatctccctccCCTCTCCTTCCCCTTTTCCTCTCTCCCACCCTCCActccctccctcctctcccctccccaATCCTCCGCCTCTCCCCATCCCTCCGCCTCTCCcgcccctctcctctcctcgcCGCCCCTCCTCGCCGTAGAGGCCGCGTAGACGAAGAAGAGGAGTATGATCAGAGCGAAGATGagggtgatgatgatgatgacgatgcgGAGGCGGCGATGCCGTTCGCGGAGATGCGGCGGTGGCTGGAGAGGAAGCCGCCGGGGTTCGGGGAAGGCAGGACGTACGACACCGCGGTCGAGGACCGGCTGCTGGAAGAGATGGAGCGCAGCCGCGCCGCGCAGCTCGCCAACGTCAGCAACCTCAGGAGCCAGCCCGCCCGCGGCGAGAAGAAGCAGGATGATCCTCCCGGGAAAT TAGATCCCATACAAAGTGGCATTTGTGTTCGTGTGTCGAACCTCCCAAGAAAGAAGAACATACATAGGGATCTCCAATCAGCTTTCAAAGGGTTCCCAGGCCTCATTAATATAAGCCCTGCAGTTATTGCGAATAAAAAGACTCGTGATCCAATTTGCAAGGGCTTTGCATTTCTTTACTTCGAATCTGAAGCTGCTGCTGAGAG ATTTGTACAAATGTACAGTAAGAAAAATGTGGAGTTTGGTAAGGTAGAAAAGCAGATCTTTTGTAATATCATAAACCCGCGCAGCTCTTCCAACTCTTCCATGCAATTGGCCGACACTCGAACAAACACTTCTCTCAAACATACAGATACAGAAAAGGTTTCTTCGAGATCTAACATGGATATTCTGACTCAAGATCAAGATCCGTTAGGAGGCAGCTCTTATGATGGATCGTTTGGCACTGAAGAATCTCCATTCCTTGTTGAAGAAGATGATCCCTTTTCTGATCTTGAAGCAATTGAAAGTGGAATTGAGCATGTAGATAGTCCCAGTCTAGACAGTGTCCAATATGTGAGTGAGACAGAAGTGGACGTGTCAGATTCAAATGATTCAATGCCATTATCTCAAAAAAGGAAGAAACAAGTAGCctcaaagaagaaaaatagaagTGGTAAACAAAAACCAGTGAAGAACCCTAAGTTGGGTTTGCCGGGTTCAGTTTCCAG GTTGAAAATCAAGGAGAGAACAATTCTGTCCGGTGTTTTATCTAAGTATGGTTCGAAGGAGGTTGTTGTTTCATCAAAGGAAGGATAA
- the LOC109720802 gene encoding uncharacterized protein LOC109720802 isoform X2, translating to MLWPSLRAAAPPSPSPSPLLPLFLSPTLHSLPPLPSPILRLSPSLRLSRPSPLLAAPPRRRGRVDEEEEYDQSEDEGDDDDDDAEAAMPFAEMRRWLERKPPGFGEGRTYDTAVEDRLLEEMERSRAAQLANVSNLRSQPARGEKKQDDPPGKYPIQSGICVRVSNLPRKKNIHRDLQSAFKGFPGLINISPAVIANKKTRDPICKGFAFLYFESEAAAERFVQMYSKKNVEFGKVEKQIFCNIINPRSSSNSSMQLADTRTNTSLKHTDTEKVSSRSNMDILTQDQDPLGGSSYDGSFGTEESPFLVEEDDPFSDLEAIESGIEHVDSPSLDSVQYVSETEVDVSDSNDSMPLSQKRKKQVASKKKNRSGKQKPVKNPKLGLPGSVSRLKIKERTILSGVLSKYGSKEVVVSSKEG from the exons ATGTTGTGGCCAAGTCTCAGAGCAGCAGCACCaccatctccatctccctccCCTCTCCTTCCCCTTTTCCTCTCTCCCACCCTCCActccctccctcctctcccctccccaATCCTCCGCCTCTCCCCATCCCTCCGCCTCTCCcgcccctctcctctcctcgcCGCCCCTCCTCGCCGTAGAGGCCGCGTAGACGAAGAAGAGGAGTATGATCAGAGCGAAGATGagggtgatgatgatgatgacgatgcgGAGGCGGCGATGCCGTTCGCGGAGATGCGGCGGTGGCTGGAGAGGAAGCCGCCGGGGTTCGGGGAAGGCAGGACGTACGACACCGCGGTCGAGGACCGGCTGCTGGAAGAGATGGAGCGCAGCCGCGCCGCGCAGCTCGCCAACGTCAGCAACCTCAGGAGCCAGCCCGCCCGCGGCGAGAAGAAGCAGGATGATCCTCCCGGGAAAT ATCCCATACAAAGTGGCATTTGTGTTCGTGTGTCGAACCTCCCAAGAAAGAAGAACATACATAGGGATCTCCAATCAGCTTTCAAAGGGTTCCCAGGCCTCATTAATATAAGCCCTGCAGTTATTGCGAATAAAAAGACTCGTGATCCAATTTGCAAGGGCTTTGCATTTCTTTACTTCGAATCTGAAGCTGCTGCTGAGAG ATTTGTACAAATGTACAGTAAGAAAAATGTGGAGTTTGGTAAGGTAGAAAAGCAGATCTTTTGTAATATCATAAACCCGCGCAGCTCTTCCAACTCTTCCATGCAATTGGCCGACACTCGAACAAACACTTCTCTCAAACATACAGATACAGAAAAGGTTTCTTCGAGATCTAACATGGATATTCTGACTCAAGATCAAGATCCGTTAGGAGGCAGCTCTTATGATGGATCGTTTGGCACTGAAGAATCTCCATTCCTTGTTGAAGAAGATGATCCCTTTTCTGATCTTGAAGCAATTGAAAGTGGAATTGAGCATGTAGATAGTCCCAGTCTAGACAGTGTCCAATATGTGAGTGAGACAGAAGTGGACGTGTCAGATTCAAATGATTCAATGCCATTATCTCAAAAAAGGAAGAAACAAGTAGCctcaaagaagaaaaatagaagTGGTAAACAAAAACCAGTGAAGAACCCTAAGTTGGGTTTGCCGGGTTCAGTTTCCAG GTTGAAAATCAAGGAGAGAACAATTCTGTCCGGTGTTTTATCTAAGTATGGTTCGAAGGAGGTTGTTGTTTCATCAAAGGAAGGATAA
- the LOC109720293 gene encoding vacuolar protein sorting-associated protein 52 A isoform X2, with the protein MDMGLKLKNRKAAESKLSKFVEDIIVPPRMVDIIVDGEVNEEYMRTLEILSKKLKFVAVDSMVKSSQALKDVQPELERLRQKAVSKVFEFIIQKLYALRKPKTNIQILQQSVLLKYKYLILFLKEHSKEIYAEVRAAYIDTMNKVLSAHFRAYIQALEKLQLDIASATDLIGVETRSASLFSRGKETLKSRSSVFALGERINILKEIDQPALIPHIAEANSLKYPYEVLFRSLHKLLMDTATSEYLFCDDFFGEESIFHEIFTGPFQVIDDHFNTVLSNSYDAIGLMIMIRIIHQHQLIMFRRRVPCLDSYLDKVNMSLWPRFKMVFDLHLNSLRNANIKALWEDDVHPHYVMRRYAEFTASLVHLNVESGDGQVTQLDLNLERLRMAVEDLLVKLAKMFSKPKSQTVFLINNYDMTIAILKEAGTEGGKAQLHFEELLKSSIAIYVEELLLEHFSDLIKFVKTRASEETAATSAEKPTVSDAEPLVKDFASRWKAAIELMHKDVITSFSNFLCGMEILKAALTQLLLYYTRLSECVKRISGGSALNKDLVSISSILYEIKKYSRTF; encoded by the exons ATGGACATGGGTCTTAAGTTGAAAAATCGTAAG GCTGCAGAGTCTAAATTGTCAAAATTTGTAGAAGACATTATAGTGCCCCCACGGATGGTTGACATAATTGTTGATGGAGAG GTAAATGAAGAATATATGAGAACGCTTGAAATTCTAAGCAAAAAGCTGAAATTTGTCGCAGTCGATTCCATGGTAAAATCATCCCAGGCTCTAAAAGATGTTCAGCCTGAGCTCGAAAGACTCCGACAAAAAGCAGTCTCAAAG GTATTTGAGTTTATCATACAGAAGCTCTATGCCTTGAGAAAACCCAAAACAAATATTCAGATTCTTCAGCAAAGTGTTCTTCTGAAGTACAA GTACTTGATCCTTTTCCTGAAGGAACATAGTAAGGAGATCTATGCAGAGGTTCGTGCCGCATATATTGATACAATGAACAAG GTCTTAAGTGCACATTTTCGTGCATATATACAAGCATTGGAGAAATTGCAGCTGGATATAGCTTCAGCAACTGATCTAATTGGAGTTGAAACTAGGAGTGCCAGCCTTTTCTCGCGAGGAAAAGAAACTTTAAAGTCTCGTTCTTCAGTTTTTGCCTTAGGCGAGAGAATAAACATTTTAAAG GAAATTGATCAGCCTGCATTGATACCACATATAGCTGAAGCCAACTCTCTAAAATATCCATATGAAGTTCTCTTTAGAAGCTTGCACAAGCTTCTGATGGATACTGCTACTTCAGA GTATCTTTTCTGTGACGATTTCTTTGGAGAGGAATCCATTTTTCATGAGATATTTACAG GACCATTCCAGGTTATAGACGATCATTTCAATACAGTACTTTCAAATAGCTATGATGCGATTGGTTTGATGATTATGATCCGTATTATTCATCAACACCAG CTTATCATGTTTAGGCGGCGAGTTCCTTGCTTGGATTCATACTTAGACAAG GTCAATATGTCTCTCTGGCCTCGGTTCAAGATGGTATTTGATCTGCATCTTAATAGCTTGCGCAATGCCAACATTAAGGCACTGTGGGAGGATGACGTTCATCCGCATTATGTGATGAGACGGTATGCCGAATTCACAGCATCTCTTGTTCACCTTAATGTTGAATCTGGCGATGGTCAGGTGACTCAG CTTGATCTCAATCTTGAGAGACTGCGGATGGCTGTTGAAGACTTGCTTGTTAAGTTGGCTAAGATGTTCTCAAAACCCAAGTCGCAAACAGTTTTCCTCATAAACAATTATGATATGACAATTGCTATACTAAAG GAAGCTGGTACGGAAGGCGGAAAAGCACAATTGCACTTCGAGGAACTTCTAAAGAGCAGTATTGCTATTTACGTG GAAGAACTGCTTCTGGAGCATTTCAGCGATCTAATCAAATTCGTCAAGACACGAGCAT CCGAAGAGACGGCGGCCACAAGTGCAGAAAAACCAACTGTTAGCGATGCGGAGCCTCTAGTCAAGGATTTTGCGAGCAGGTGGAAGGCAGCTATCGAGCTGATGCACAAAGACGTGATTACTTCTTTCAGCAACTTTTTATGCGGGATGGAGATCCTCAAGGCCGCCCTTACGCAGCTGCTGCTCTACTACACGAGGCTCTCAGAGTGCGTGAAGAGAATCTCCGGTGGTTCCGCTCTTAACAAGGACTTGGTTTCCATATCCTCGATACTCTACGAGATCAAGAAGTACTCGAGGACATTTTAG